In Carassius carassius chromosome 5, fCarCar2.1, whole genome shotgun sequence, one genomic interval encodes:
- the zdhhc15a gene encoding palmitoyltransferase ZDHHC15A isoform X1, with translation MLLSACLRRCARLLYWIPVTIVIMVVMWSYYAYVVPFCWILLSSSTQKGVFLCLFHVCFVMFSWSFWKTLSTPPSSPSVEFQLSSSDSLLYEQERGDMEKSPILLEISKKLSVHTRKAAGAIRFCHHCQLIKPDRCHHCSVCQMCVLKMDHHCPWLNNCIGFSNYKFFLLFLLYSLLYCLLIIATVTPTFIQLWLGKLFDSCVKLHVLFLTLVSAMFAVTLCFLLFFHIWLLASNKTTLEWLSVPFFVDGPASEAFDVGVRANLSQVFGRNKSLWPFPVFSSQGDGQSFPLRWQMSSYSLSVMNGNGHRAMEGSVERASQRVSQLGDFRKIWITG, from the exons ATGCTTCTGTCCGCGTGCCTCCGGCGCTGCGCGCGGCTTCTCTACTGGATCCCGGTTACGATCGTTATTATGGTTGTGATGTGGTCATACTACGCATATGTCGTGCCCTTCTGTTGGA TCCTGCTTTCCTCTTCAACACAGAAAG GGGTGTTCCTTTGCCTGTTCCACGTCTGTTTTGTAATGTTCTCATGGTCATTTTGGAAAACATTGTCCACTCCACCATCCTCTCCATCTGTGGAG TTTCAGCTCTCCTCTTCAGACTCGCTGCTCTATGAGCAGGAGCGTGGGGATATGGAGAAGAGTCCGATTCTTCTGGAAATTTCCAAGAAGCTTTCAGTCCACACACGAAAGGCAGCCGGAG CTATCAGGTTCTGTCATCACTGCCAATTGATAAAACCAGATCGCTGCCATCACTGTTCTGTCTGCCAAAT gtgTGTACTAAAGATGGATCATCATTGCCCATG GCTAAATAACTGTATTGGATTCTCCAACTATAAGTTCTTCCTGCTCTTCCTGCTCTACTCACTGCTGTATTGCCTGCTTATCATCGCAACAGTTACACCAACATTCATCCAACTGTGGCTG ggcaAACTGTTTGATAGTTGTGTTAAACTGCATGTTTTGTTCCTGACACTGGTGTCGGCCATGTTTGCTGTCACCCTCTGTTTTTTGCTCTTCTTCCACATCTGGCTTCTCGCCAGCAACAAAACTACTCTTG AGTGGTTGTCAGTTCCCTTTTTTGTGGATGGACCAGCAAGCGAGGCATTTGATGTGGGTGTCAGGGCAAACCTCTCACAGGTGTTTGGAAGGAACAAGAGTCTCTGGCCATTTCCAGTATTCAGCAG TCAAGGGGATGGACAGTCTTTCCCCTTGAGATGGCAGATGTCATCTTACAGTCTTTCGGTGATGAATGGAAATGGACATCGTGCCATGGAAGGAAGTGTGG AACGGGCGTCACAGCGAGTTTCTCAACTGGGGGATTTCAGAAAGATTTGGATCACCGGTTAA
- the zdhhc15a gene encoding palmitoyltransferase ZDHHC15A isoform X2 produces the protein MLLSACLRRCARLLYWIPVTIVIMVVMWSYYAYVVPFCWILLSSSTQKGVFLCLFHVCFVMFSWSFWKTLSTPPSSPSVEFQLSSSDSLLYEQERGDMEKSPILLEISKKLSVHTRKAAGAIRFCHHCQLIKPDRCHHCSVCQMCVLKMDHHCPWLNNCIGFSNYKFFLLFLLYSLLYCLLIIATVTPTFIQLWLGKLFDSCVKLHVLFLTLVSAMFAVTLCFLLFFHIWLLASNKTTLEWLSVPFFVDGPASEAFDVGVRANLSQVFGRNKSLWPFPVFSSQGDGQSFPLRWQMSSYSLSVMNGNGHRAMEGSVVSHEGVSVTIAVDD, from the exons ATGCTTCTGTCCGCGTGCCTCCGGCGCTGCGCGCGGCTTCTCTACTGGATCCCGGTTACGATCGTTATTATGGTTGTGATGTGGTCATACTACGCATATGTCGTGCCCTTCTGTTGGA TCCTGCTTTCCTCTTCAACACAGAAAG GGGTGTTCCTTTGCCTGTTCCACGTCTGTTTTGTAATGTTCTCATGGTCATTTTGGAAAACATTGTCCACTCCACCATCCTCTCCATCTGTGGAG TTTCAGCTCTCCTCTTCAGACTCGCTGCTCTATGAGCAGGAGCGTGGGGATATGGAGAAGAGTCCGATTCTTCTGGAAATTTCCAAGAAGCTTTCAGTCCACACACGAAAGGCAGCCGGAG CTATCAGGTTCTGTCATCACTGCCAATTGATAAAACCAGATCGCTGCCATCACTGTTCTGTCTGCCAAAT gtgTGTACTAAAGATGGATCATCATTGCCCATG GCTAAATAACTGTATTGGATTCTCCAACTATAAGTTCTTCCTGCTCTTCCTGCTCTACTCACTGCTGTATTGCCTGCTTATCATCGCAACAGTTACACCAACATTCATCCAACTGTGGCTG ggcaAACTGTTTGATAGTTGTGTTAAACTGCATGTTTTGTTCCTGACACTGGTGTCGGCCATGTTTGCTGTCACCCTCTGTTTTTTGCTCTTCTTCCACATCTGGCTTCTCGCCAGCAACAAAACTACTCTTG AGTGGTTGTCAGTTCCCTTTTTTGTGGATGGACCAGCAAGCGAGGCATTTGATGTGGGTGTCAGGGCAAACCTCTCACAGGTGTTTGGAAGGAACAAGAGTCTCTGGCCATTTCCAGTATTCAGCAG TCAAGGGGATGGACAGTCTTTCCCCTTGAGATGGCAGATGTCATCTTACAGTCTTTCGGTGATGAATGGAAATGGACATCGTGCCATGGAAGGAAGTGTGG TCTCACATGAGGGGGTCTCAGTTACCATAGCAGTGGATGACTAG